Proteins encoded within one genomic window of Oceanococcus sp. HetDA_MAG_MS8:
- the zigA gene encoding zinc metallochaperone GTPase ZigA: protein MTQDDLDQRSTDASNASLPVTVLSGFLGAGKTTLLNHVLQNREGLRVAVIVNDMSEVNIDADSVNQQVSLNRAEERLVEMSNGCICCTLREDLLDEVSRLAREGRFDALLIESTGISEPLPVAETFTFRDEHGQSLNDIARLDTMVTVVDAVNFSQDMERADDLHDRGQSLGEDDERTVADLLIEQVEFADVIVLNKLDLVSQAEAQRLQEVLRSLNRHARIVTAQFGRLPLAEVINTGLFSMERAQQAPGWLAELRGEHVPETEEYGIGSFVYRARRPFHPQRFFDLMTANNWPGTLLRSKGFFWLATRPNLAGEWSQAGGILRYAPAGYWWAAIPQEHWPEDPITREKIMQKTLDEVGDRRQELVFIGQGLDEQRMRSELDSALLTDAEWKAGPTAWAQLDDPFPAWVSEEAA from the coding sequence ATGACTCAAGACGACCTCGACCAACGTTCCACCGATGCTTCCAATGCATCCCTACCAGTGACGGTGCTCTCAGGTTTTCTCGGTGCCGGTAAAACCACGCTGCTCAATCATGTTCTGCAAAACCGTGAGGGCTTACGTGTGGCTGTCATTGTTAATGACATGAGCGAAGTCAACATTGATGCCGACTCGGTCAATCAACAAGTCAGCCTGAACCGGGCCGAAGAGCGCCTGGTGGAAATGTCTAATGGCTGCATTTGTTGCACCTTGCGTGAGGACCTTTTGGATGAGGTGTCCCGTTTGGCGCGTGAGGGTCGGTTTGATGCATTGCTGATTGAGTCCACTGGCATCTCGGAGCCACTGCCCGTGGCCGAAACCTTCACCTTCAGAGATGAACACGGGCAGTCGCTCAATGACATTGCACGGCTGGACACCATGGTGACGGTGGTCGATGCCGTGAATTTTTCCCAAGATATGGAGCGTGCAGACGACCTCCATGATCGCGGCCAAAGTTTAGGTGAGGACGATGAGCGCACCGTGGCCGACTTACTCATTGAGCAAGTGGAATTCGCGGATGTCATTGTGCTGAACAAGCTGGACCTGGTGAGCCAGGCCGAAGCTCAGCGGCTGCAGGAGGTTTTGCGTAGCCTCAATCGGCATGCCCGGATTGTGACAGCACAGTTTGGACGCCTGCCCCTGGCGGAAGTTATCAACACAGGCTTGTTTTCTATGGAGCGAGCCCAGCAGGCCCCAGGGTGGCTGGCCGAACTGCGCGGCGAGCATGTGCCAGAAACCGAGGAATACGGCATTGGAAGTTTCGTCTACAGGGCGCGCCGTCCATTTCATCCCCAACGCTTCTTTGATCTGATGACGGCCAACAACTGGCCGGGCACATTGCTGCGCTCCAAGGGTTTCTTTTGGCTGGCGACCCGGCCGAATTTAGCGGGTGAGTGGTCGCAGGCCGGCGGCATTCTGCGCTATGCCCCTGCTGGCTATTGGTGGGCTGCTATTCCGCAAGAGCACTGGCCAGAAGACCCGATCACACGAGAAAAGATCATGCAGAAAACTCTGGATGAGGTCGGTGATCGGCGGCAAGAGCTGGTATTCATCGGTCAGGGGCTGGACGAGCAAAGGATGCGCTCAGAGTTAGATTCGGCGCTGTTAACCGATGCCGAGTGGAAGGCTGGCCCTACCGCGTGGGCACAACTTGACGATCCTTTCCCGGCCTGGGTGAGTGAGGAGGCGGCCTAA
- a CDS encoding DUF1826 domain-containing protein yields MTSSAVAASTFSPIGVSSEQAAIWAEIYEPTVNLACWQRNGDEAMHDAAQSIVTAAPYLGVRASGQPQALCEELKARLPQGAAASMLIADIERLLNMMMDLFEPPALGLRLEVADRASCPRFHVDRLGVRLVCTYLGPATQWLEHAGVDRSWLGPRAAEVCDESCGLIRPGYDVQSVQTGDAVLLKGEGWHGNDGCGVVHRSPPLLPGQRRLVLSVDPAGA; encoded by the coding sequence ATGACATCCTCAGCCGTTGCCGCCTCTACATTCAGTCCCATTGGGGTCAGCAGTGAGCAAGCGGCGATTTGGGCCGAGATTTATGAGCCCACCGTGAACCTGGCCTGCTGGCAGCGTAATGGCGATGAAGCCATGCACGATGCGGCGCAGTCCATCGTCACCGCCGCGCCCTATCTTGGTGTGCGCGCATCTGGGCAGCCCCAGGCTTTATGCGAGGAACTCAAGGCGCGTCTGCCACAGGGGGCGGCAGCGTCTATGCTCATTGCCGACATAGAGCGGTTACTGAACATGATGATGGATCTATTCGAGCCGCCTGCATTGGGCTTGCGGTTGGAAGTGGCCGATCGGGCCAGTTGCCCTCGGTTTCATGTGGACCGCTTGGGCGTGCGCCTCGTCTGCACCTATCTCGGGCCTGCCACCCAATGGCTGGAGCACGCCGGCGTCGATCGCAGTTGGTTGGGGCCGCGTGCCGCCGAGGTCTGTGATGAGAGCTGTGGCCTGATTCGCCCCGGCTATGATGTTCAAAGCGTGCAAACGGGTGATGCCGTGCTCCTGAAGGGCGAGGGCTGGCATGGCAACGATGGTTGCGGGGTGGTGCATCGCTCACCCCCATTGCTTCCGGGGCAACGCCGCTTGGTACTCAGCGTCGACCCAGCAGGGGCATAA
- a CDS encoding transcriptional repressor — protein MPDTALQNAEKICRERGVRLTPQRKRVLEIVASSLRPLGAYDIMAAMDEADGRKTAPPTVYRALDFLLEQGLVHKIASLHAFISCHHPDHDHASQFLICKDCGRVDELENDSIDQGVQNAAAAVGFVAQQQTVEVLGRCVQCQS, from the coding sequence ATGCCTGACACTGCACTACAAAACGCAGAAAAAATCTGCCGCGAGCGCGGTGTGCGTCTCACGCCTCAGCGCAAACGCGTCTTAGAGATTGTCGCCAGCAGTCTACGGCCACTGGGTGCTTACGACATCATGGCCGCTATGGACGAGGCCGATGGTCGAAAAACTGCTCCGCCCACGGTGTATAGGGCCTTGGACTTCCTCCTAGAGCAGGGTTTGGTGCACAAGATTGCATCGCTGCATGCCTTCATAAGCTGCCATCATCCCGACCATGATCATGCCTCGCAGTTCCTGATCTGTAAGGATTGCGGCCGAGTGGACGAATTGGAAAACGACAGCATCGATCAGGGCGTCCAAAATGCGGCGGCGGCGGTCGGCTTCGTGGCCCAGCAGCAGACAGTAGAAGTGCTGGGCCGGTGTGTGCAGTGCCAGAGTTGA
- a CDS encoding SDR family NAD(P)-dependent oxidoreductase — protein MKQYKDHVAAITGAGSGMGRELARLLAAEGCHLALCDVDEDGLAQTAASVNPGVTVTQHQVDVGERDAIYTWAEHVLAEHGRVDLLFNNAGVALSGTLEGSTQANLEWITNINYWGVVHGCRAFLPALRVSGRGQIVNTSSVSGLIAQPGMGAYNATKFAVRGFSEALRMELELEKAAVGVTCVHPGGIKTAIARKARFDPSVQRLSQQDEASAKQKFEELFITSADKAARTILKAARKNKARVLVGPDAVAIDLIQRLLPTGYQALVKKGFARLQ, from the coding sequence ATGAAGCAATACAAAGATCATGTCGCTGCCATTACGGGCGCAGGCTCAGGCATGGGCCGAGAGCTGGCTCGCTTACTGGCGGCTGAAGGCTGTCATCTAGCCCTGTGCGATGTTGATGAGGATGGACTCGCGCAAACAGCGGCTAGCGTAAACCCAGGCGTGACGGTGACCCAGCATCAGGTCGATGTCGGCGAGCGGGATGCCATCTATACCTGGGCCGAGCACGTGCTCGCCGAGCATGGGCGTGTGGATCTGTTGTTCAACAATGCCGGCGTGGCCCTCTCGGGCACATTAGAGGGAAGCACGCAGGCCAATTTGGAATGGATTACGAACATCAACTATTGGGGAGTCGTGCATGGCTGCCGCGCTTTTTTACCCGCCCTGCGGGTCAGCGGTCGGGGCCAAATTGTGAATACGTCCAGTGTGTCCGGGCTGATCGCACAACCTGGCATGGGCGCTTACAACGCCACGAAGTTCGCGGTACGCGGCTTCAGCGAAGCATTGCGTATGGAGTTGGAACTGGAAAAGGCCGCGGTCGGTGTGACTTGCGTGCACCCCGGCGGCATCAAAACCGCTATTGCCCGCAAGGCGCGTTTCGACCCCAGTGTGCAACGCCTATCGCAACAAGATGAGGCCAGCGCCAAACAAAAGTTTGAGGAGCTATTTATTACCAGCGCCGACAAGGCTGCAAGAACCATTTTGAAGGCTGCCCGCAAAAACAAGGCCCGGGTATTAGTAGGCCCGGACGCCGTCGCCATTGATCTCATCCAGCGCTTACTACCCACGGGTTACCAAGCCCTGGTGAAAAAGGGCTTTGCGCGTCTGCAGTAA
- a CDS encoding GNAT family N-acetyltransferase codes for MNWDIASHTGLEVADVIAPLADLRIRVFAEWPYLYAGTAEYEQSYLQAYVDCPRSLAIVVRDGKTVIGASTGLPLADAPAEMQQPFLQAGEDLQQMFYCAESVVLPAYRGQGLGREFFRRREAHARSLGLTESVFCAVDRSATDPRRPAHYQGNSAFWTRRGYAPAPQHRCQFAWTDIGRTHSSIKTLSFWRKTLSADTASSAAC; via the coding sequence ATGAATTGGGATATCGCAAGCCACACAGGATTAGAGGTCGCAGACGTCATAGCGCCCCTGGCTGACCTTCGAATTCGGGTGTTCGCGGAATGGCCCTACCTGTATGCAGGGACGGCAGAGTATGAGCAGAGTTATCTGCAAGCCTACGTTGATTGCCCCCGGAGCTTGGCCATTGTGGTGCGCGACGGCAAGACAGTGATCGGAGCATCAACGGGGCTTCCATTGGCCGATGCCCCGGCAGAAATGCAGCAACCCTTCCTGCAAGCCGGCGAAGACCTACAGCAGATGTTCTATTGCGCCGAATCGGTAGTGCTACCGGCTTACCGAGGACAGGGCCTAGGCCGCGAGTTCTTCAGAAGGCGGGAGGCGCATGCGCGCTCATTGGGGCTGACTGAGAGCGTTTTTTGTGCGGTGGACCGTTCAGCAACAGACCCCCGCCGCCCAGCCCACTACCAAGGCAACTCGGCATTTTGGACGCGGCGCGGTTACGCGCCAGCGCCGCAACACCGCTGCCAATTCGCGTGGACCGATATTGGCCGCACCCACAGCAGTATCAAAACGCTGAGCTTTTGGCGAAAAACCTTGAGTGCAGACACTGCCAGCAGCGCGGCTTGCTGA
- a CDS encoding AbgT family transporter, whose protein sequence is MSATSPSPATRRGPMDRFLDTVEWLGNLLPHPVTLFALLSIAVVVLSGLLAAMGLSVPDPRPAGGTIEVVSLLNAEGLRRILQNLVGNFAGFTPLGTVLVAMLGVGVAEHSGLLSAVIRSMVLRAPPRLVTAVVVFAGILSNTASEMGYVVMIPLAAAIFHALGRHPLAGLAAAFAGVSGGYSANLLLGTIDPLLAGITQAAAQMIDPDYFVHPAVNWYFMVSSTFLITLLGTWVTNSVVEPRLGSYDSTQAAEELDAGGRLDPLTADERRGLRQAGLAAGLLALGIAALVLPEAGALRDPQADTTLGAITPFLKSIVALVFVVFVIPGFVYGRAVGSMRNDVDAINAMSKAMSSLGLYIVLVFFAAQFVAFFNWTQLGQIIAVLGAQTLTDIGLTGPAVFLLFIPMCMLVNLSLGSASAQWAVTAPIFVPMLMLVGYSPEVIQAAYRIGDSTTNIITPMMSYFGLILAFATKYVRDLGIGTLIATMLPYSLVFALGWTAWFFIFVFGLGWPVGPGAPTYFTAG, encoded by the coding sequence ATGTCTGCTACAAGTCCTAGTCCTGCAACCCGCCGAGGTCCGATGGACCGCTTCCTCGATACGGTGGAATGGCTGGGAAATTTACTACCGCATCCCGTCACCCTCTTTGCTCTGCTGAGCATTGCCGTGGTGGTATTGTCGGGGCTGCTGGCCGCTATGGGCCTGTCGGTACCGGACCCGCGCCCTGCAGGCGGGACGATCGAGGTGGTGAGCTTGCTCAACGCCGAAGGCCTCCGCCGCATCCTGCAAAACCTGGTGGGGAACTTTGCGGGTTTCACACCACTGGGTACGGTGTTGGTGGCCATGCTTGGCGTGGGCGTGGCCGAGCACTCTGGCCTGTTGTCGGCGGTGATTCGGTCCATGGTTCTGCGGGCGCCACCGCGTTTGGTGACGGCAGTTGTGGTTTTTGCCGGCATTTTGTCGAACACCGCATCCGAAATGGGCTATGTGGTGATGATTCCTCTGGCGGCGGCGATTTTCCATGCCCTAGGTCGGCACCCCTTAGCGGGCTTGGCGGCGGCTTTTGCGGGGGTGTCGGGAGGTTACTCGGCCAACTTGTTATTGGGGACCATCGATCCGCTGCTCGCCGGTATTACCCAGGCTGCGGCGCAGATGATTGATCCCGATTACTTCGTGCACCCGGCTGTGAACTGGTACTTCATGGTCAGCAGCACCTTTCTCATCACCCTACTCGGCACCTGGGTGACCAACAGCGTGGTGGAGCCGCGCCTTGGAAGTTACGACAGCACCCAGGCAGCGGAAGAGTTGGATGCGGGTGGACGGCTGGACCCGCTCACCGCAGATGAGCGTCGTGGTCTGCGCCAAGCCGGACTGGCTGCAGGGCTGCTGGCCTTGGGTATTGCTGCCTTGGTCTTGCCCGAGGCTGGAGCCTTGCGAGACCCCCAGGCTGACACCACCTTGGGGGCCATCACGCCCTTTCTGAAAAGCATTGTGGCTTTGGTGTTTGTGGTCTTCGTCATTCCCGGTTTCGTCTATGGTCGGGCGGTGGGCAGCATGCGCAATGATGTAGACGCCATCAATGCCATGTCGAAGGCTATGAGTAGCCTGGGTCTGTACATCGTATTGGTGTTCTTCGCCGCCCAATTTGTGGCCTTTTTCAACTGGACGCAGTTGGGGCAAATCATTGCTGTACTCGGTGCCCAGACCCTCACCGACATCGGCCTCACGGGGCCAGCGGTGTTCTTGCTATTCATTCCCATGTGCATGTTGGTGAACCTCAGCCTGGGCTCGGCATCAGCGCAGTGGGCCGTCACAGCACCTATTTTCGTGCCGATGCTGATGCTGGTGGGCTATAGCCCGGAAGTGATCCAAGCGGCCTATCGCATTGGTGATTCCACCACCAATATCATCACGCCCATGATGAGTTACTTTGGGCTGATCTTGGCCTTTGCTACCAAGTATGTGCGCGACCTGGGTATTGGCACCCTGATCGCCACCATGCTGCCCTACAGCTTGGTGTTTGCCCTGGGCTGGACAGCGTGGTTCTTTATATTTGTGTTTGGATTGGGTTGGCCGGTAGGCCCAGGTGCGCCGACTTACTTTACGGCGGGCTGA
- a CDS encoding dienelactone hydrolase family protein, translated as MRLVATVLCTLLFSSPLWAAVQGQNLQYQIDGQNYQGYIAKDDSLRGPLPAVIVVHEWWGHNAYARQRANMLAAQGYVAMALDMYGAGKLASHPEDAKGFMMAVMEEQGAVQERFLAAKNLLASRPDVKADRIAAIGYCFGGGVVLNMARAGVDLAGIVSFHGSLNPQEGTQPGDVVAPIMVFNGESDPFVPADAVAAFNQEMQQAQADMVYVGYANAKHSFTSPTATATGEKFGLPLEYNQAADEDSWRQASSFLREVLTR; from the coding sequence ATGCGCCTCGTAGCCACCGTCCTATGCACGCTTTTGTTCAGCAGCCCGTTGTGGGCAGCCGTTCAAGGCCAAAACCTGCAGTACCAGATTGATGGCCAAAACTATCAAGGCTATATCGCCAAAGACGACAGCTTGCGCGGCCCACTTCCGGCAGTGATCGTTGTGCACGAATGGTGGGGCCATAACGCCTACGCGCGCCAACGCGCCAACATGCTCGCTGCCCAGGGCTACGTCGCCATGGCCTTGGATATGTACGGAGCAGGCAAGCTGGCCAGCCACCCAGAAGACGCCAAAGGCTTCATGATGGCCGTAATGGAAGAGCAAGGTGCTGTCCAAGAACGGTTTTTGGCGGCAAAGAACCTTCTCGCCAGTCGGCCCGATGTCAAAGCCGATCGCATTGCCGCCATTGGCTACTGCTTCGGTGGCGGCGTGGTGCTCAATATGGCGCGCGCCGGAGTGGACCTGGCTGGCATTGTTAGCTTCCATGGCAGCTTGAACCCCCAGGAGGGCACACAGCCCGGTGATGTTGTTGCCCCTATCATGGTCTTCAACGGCGAATCCGACCCCTTCGTGCCGGCCGATGCCGTAGCGGCTTTTAACCAGGAAATGCAGCAAGCCCAAGCCGACATGGTGTACGTGGGCTACGCCAATGCCAAACATTCCTTCACCAGCCCGACGGCCACCGCAACTGGAGAAAAATTCGGCTTACCGCTGGAATACAACCAAGCCGCCGATGAAGACTCCTGGCGCCAGGCCTCGAGCTTCTTACGCGAAGTACTCACCCGCTAA
- a CDS encoding DoxX family protein: MTRFAPTLDLIARVALAALFLLAGLNKISQYEGTQAFMESVGIPGILLPAVIVLEVLGALAIMTGLFTRLSALALAGFSVASALLFHFQLADPTQFAMFFKNIGLAGGFLLLAAHGAGQISLDAKRASA, from the coding sequence ATGACTCGTTTCGCACCCACTCTAGATCTCATCGCCCGCGTCGCCCTGGCCGCATTGTTCTTGCTGGCCGGCCTCAACAAAATTAGCCAGTACGAGGGCACGCAAGCCTTCATGGAGTCCGTAGGCATTCCTGGAATACTGTTACCCGCCGTCATCGTGCTCGAGGTGCTCGGCGCTTTGGCCATCATGACCGGGCTCTTCACACGCCTGAGCGCATTGGCACTGGCAGGCTTCTCTGTGGCGTCTGCCCTACTCTTCCACTTTCAGCTGGCCGACCCCACCCAATTCGCCATGTTCTTCAAGAACATTGGTTTAGCCGGCGGCTTTCTACTCTTAGCTGCCCATGGGGCCGGGCAGATTAGCCTGGACGCCAAGCGCGCATCTGCCTAA
- a CDS encoding sel1 repeat family protein: MRELVRQNAVRRIFSLCLMCVTCSIYAGAPNEGWELLRTGKYTEACDAFEGGGSDPLFLYELADCFFQGRGRPKSSQKAEALLRRAIELGAAFTLASERLAFSLLIGPEDEERYAEAIEITQEALQADDKSYGRNEFNIGLAYLSGRGLPQDDQLAAKWFSKSQKEGHFLGGIAVICMARSDLHEVSVFRRIRASLLHSWKRTPLWLRGDTFTYMPPVSTGLSVFDEMTGLNRCS; this comes from the coding sequence ATGCGGGAACTCGTGCGCCAAAACGCTGTAAGGCGTATTTTTTCTCTTTGCCTGATGTGCGTTACGTGCAGCATTTACGCAGGTGCTCCGAATGAAGGTTGGGAGCTTTTGCGAACTGGAAAGTATACGGAAGCTTGTGATGCATTTGAGGGAGGGGGAAGTGACCCTCTGTTCTTGTATGAGCTCGCTGACTGCTTCTTTCAGGGGCGGGGCAGGCCGAAAAGCTCACAGAAAGCTGAGGCCCTACTGAGGAGGGCTATCGAATTGGGTGCGGCTTTTACATTGGCATCTGAAAGGTTAGCGTTCAGCTTGCTCATCGGACCCGAGGACGAAGAGCGTTACGCTGAAGCAATCGAGATCACGCAAGAGGCGCTCCAGGCTGACGATAAGTCCTACGGTCGTAATGAGTTCAATATAGGGTTGGCATATCTGAGTGGGCGCGGGCTGCCGCAAGATGATCAGCTCGCTGCGAAATGGTTCTCTAAGTCCCAAAAAGAGGGACATTTCCTCGGTGGGATCGCAGTGATTTGTATGGCACGGTCTGACTTACACGAAGTTTCGGTTTTTAGGAGGATTAGAGCGTCTTTGCTCCACTCCTGGAAGAGAACACCTCTATGGCTACGTGGTGACACCTTCACCTATATGCCTCCAGTGAGTACGGGTCTTTCGGTGTTCGATGAAATGACAGGTTTGAATCGATGTAGCTAA
- a CDS encoding NAD(P)/FAD-dependent oxidoreductase, translated as MHSTEVLVIGTGFSGLCAAILARQAGFEVTILEKGPDVGGVWRENTYPGAACDVPWHLYSFSFFKRVRFSRRYPQQPEILAYMRECAKHYGLYDCTHFGVEVQSAQWQEHSQRWEVQTADGKTYSAQSLISGVGQLSRPSWPNIPGLKGFSGPLFHSAQWDHSVDLKGKKVGVIGTGASAIQFIPEVAEQASQLTIFQRSAPYVLPRLDGTYGWLNRQLFKHIPGYERPFRYLLWKSGEMSTDAFDAGDNRVSKLYQWVTRRFREAQVKDPQLRAKLTPDYPIGCKRILFTSNYYPALCQPHVELNTEGVDCVTSTGVRDKTGRNIDCDVLIMGTGFKATEFLSPMQITGRDGVDLHQQWKAGAEAYLGMTVPSFPNLFLMYGPNTNLGGNSIIFMIECQARYIVQALKALRDKATLEVKPEVHERFNAQTQDRLKHTVWNAGCSSWYHTADGRITNNWPGRTAEYRAMTAQFQPQDYLSAES; from the coding sequence ATGCACAGCACTGAGGTTTTGGTAATTGGCACCGGTTTTTCCGGTTTATGCGCGGCCATTCTGGCCAGACAGGCCGGTTTTGAGGTCACCATTCTGGAAAAGGGCCCCGATGTAGGTGGAGTCTGGCGGGAGAACACCTATCCCGGGGCGGCCTGCGATGTGCCTTGGCACCTGTACTCCTTTTCCTTCTTCAAGCGGGTGCGTTTCTCTCGGCGCTATCCGCAGCAGCCGGAGATTTTGGCGTACATGCGCGAGTGCGCTAAGCACTACGGACTATATGACTGCACTCATTTTGGGGTGGAGGTGCAGTCGGCGCAGTGGCAGGAGCACAGTCAGCGCTGGGAGGTGCAGACGGCCGATGGCAAGACGTATTCCGCGCAGAGTTTGATCTCTGGCGTGGGGCAGCTCTCTAGGCCGAGCTGGCCCAACATTCCTGGGCTGAAGGGCTTTTCAGGGCCACTATTTCACTCGGCGCAGTGGGACCACTCGGTGGACCTGAAGGGCAAAAAAGTGGGCGTGATTGGCACTGGGGCCAGCGCCATCCAGTTCATCCCCGAAGTCGCCGAGCAGGCCAGCCAGCTCACCATTTTTCAGCGCAGCGCTCCCTACGTGCTACCGCGTCTGGACGGTACCTATGGCTGGTTGAATCGACAGCTCTTCAAACATATTCCGGGCTATGAGCGGCCATTTCGGTATCTGCTCTGGAAGTCGGGGGAAATGAGCACTGATGCCTTCGATGCTGGAGATAACCGGGTGTCGAAGCTGTACCAGTGGGTGACGCGACGCTTCCGTGAAGCCCAGGTTAAAGACCCGCAGCTGCGCGCCAAACTCACCCCGGACTACCCCATTGGCTGCAAGCGCATTCTGTTCACCAGCAACTACTACCCGGCGCTGTGCCAGCCTCATGTGGAGCTGAACACCGAAGGTGTAGACTGCGTCACCAGCACCGGCGTGCGGGACAAAACCGGGCGCAATATCGACTGCGATGTCTTGATTATGGGCACGGGCTTCAAGGCCACGGAGTTCCTCTCGCCCATGCAGATCACCGGGCGCGATGGCGTGGACCTACATCAGCAATGGAAAGCCGGGGCTGAGGCCTACTTGGGCATGACCGTGCCCAGCTTTCCCAACCTCTTTTTGATGTATGGGCCGAATACCAACCTGGGTGGTAACTCCATTATTTTCATGATCGAGTGCCAGGCCCGCTACATCGTGCAGGCTCTGAAAGCCCTCCGCGATAAAGCCACTTTGGAGGTGAAGCCCGAGGTGCATGAACGCTTCAACGCCCAAACCCAGGATCGGCTCAAGCACACGGTGTGGAATGCCGGTTGTTCCAGCTGGTATCACACCGCTGACGGGCGTATTACCAATAACTGGCCAGGGCGCACGGCGGAGTACCGCGCTATGACGGCGCAGTTTCAGCCGCAGGATTATCTATCTGCTGAGAGCTAA
- a CDS encoding energy transducer TonB — protein sequence MNTSASTSAFAQLRQSIGGSAEYVVALGLLLVCVAVGLAVWLSSDQGSSEPAQPRIVATGINTDEPSADPAELEAELAALRELKAQLQASMSAVEAQAQQEFEAAQAQRQQMEAEQAAEAQRQAEAERRAAELAAQQRAAEERLARLQAQLAERERQQAAQAAAPPEVPQTTPARVDWSSCSKPAYPRMAQLTGAEGTVILAMDLDARGQVLDGRIQTSSGHRSLDEATLRAVRRCDFTPATQNGQPVAITGLVEFAWRLN from the coding sequence ATGAACACCAGCGCAAGCACCAGCGCCTTCGCTCAACTTCGCCAAAGTATTGGTGGCTCCGCTGAGTACGTGGTGGCACTCGGCTTACTGTTGGTCTGCGTCGCCGTCGGACTAGCCGTATGGCTGAGCAGCGACCAAGGCTCCTCAGAGCCGGCCCAACCACGCATCGTGGCTACTGGCATCAACACTGACGAGCCTAGCGCCGACCCCGCAGAACTAGAGGCTGAATTGGCAGCCTTACGCGAGCTGAAGGCCCAGCTACAGGCCAGCATGAGCGCAGTGGAAGCGCAGGCTCAGCAGGAATTTGAAGCGGCGCAAGCCCAGCGCCAGCAGATGGAGGCTGAGCAAGCTGCCGAAGCGCAAAGGCAGGCCGAAGCCGAGCGCCGGGCCGCCGAACTTGCCGCTCAGCAACGCGCCGCCGAAGAACGCCTGGCCCGTCTGCAAGCCCAGCTCGCCGAGCGCGAGCGGCAACAGGCAGCGCAAGCTGCCGCGCCCCCCGAAGTCCCACAGACCACACCAGCGCGCGTGGACTGGAGCAGCTGCAGCAAGCCCGCGTATCCGCGTATGGCCCAACTCACCGGAGCGGAAGGCACCGTGATCCTTGCCATGGACTTGGACGCCCGAGGTCAAGTTCTGGATGGGCGTATCCAAACCTCCAGCGGGCATCGCTCCTTGGACGAGGCCACGCTGCGCGCTGTGCGCCGCTGCGACTTCACCCCGGCTACCCAAAATGGCCAACCCGTGGCCATTACCGGCCTGGTTGAGTTTGCCTGGCGCTTGAACTGA
- a CDS encoding response regulator, translating to MPEPVGTPIPATQTPERPKLLFVDDERRILVSLKSIFRDHYEVRITTSGAEALEILREWPADVIISDQRMPEMPGVEVLKGAAKIRPTTTRILLTGYSDLEAIIGSVNESEVFRFVSKPWKRDDLNRTMAAAVAQTRQTLSDGSASESVAATPAPAPTKQDGAEVLVLDSNSAERQALVHTLSSEWRLHAAGTIDEALSCIRDHPDIGVVLTESVFEGGAVTALVNALRRARPELVYIVITHEPDAGHIIDLINFGRIYRVLRKPLRASVLRGAVNVANHRHQQLRRDPERAQRLAGSVDAMPEHGSGTSLFTRIRTLLGIGRSRTA from the coding sequence ATGCCTGAGCCTGTGGGCACCCCCATCCCGGCTACGCAAACGCCCGAGCGCCCAAAGCTGCTCTTCGTGGACGATGAACGACGCATTTTGGTGTCGCTGAAGTCCATCTTTCGCGATCACTACGAGGTGCGAATTACGACCAGCGGCGCAGAAGCCCTGGAGATTCTTCGCGAGTGGCCTGCCGATGTGATCATCAGCGACCAACGCATGCCGGAGATGCCCGGTGTTGAGGTTCTGAAAGGGGCGGCCAAGATACGCCCGACGACGACCCGCATCTTACTCACCGGCTACTCGGATCTAGAGGCCATTATTGGCTCGGTCAACGAGAGCGAGGTCTTTCGCTTTGTTTCCAAGCCCTGGAAACGCGATGACCTCAACCGCACCATGGCCGCCGCGGTTGCTCAAACCCGGCAAACCCTGAGTGATGGGTCGGCGTCCGAATCTGTCGCTGCGACCCCAGCTCCGGCACCCACCAAACAAGACGGAGCTGAGGTGCTGGTTCTCGACTCCAACAGTGCGGAACGGCAGGCTCTGGTACATACCCTGAGCAGCGAATGGCGGCTGCATGCCGCCGGCACCATTGACGAAGCCCTGAGCTGCATTCGCGACCATCCCGATATTGGCGTCGTCCTCACGGAGTCGGTCTTTGAAGGAGGCGCCGTGACAGCCCTGGTGAACGCTCTGCGCCGTGCCCGACCCGAGCTGGTCTACATCGTCATCACCCATGAACCTGATGCCGGCCACATCATCGATTTGATCAACTTCGGCCGCATTTACCGAGTCCTGCGTAAACCACTACGCGCTAGCGTGCTACGCGGGGCGGTCAATGTCGCCAACCATCGACACCAGCAACTGCGCCGCGACCCGGAACGCGCCCAGCGCCTGGCCGGTAGCGTGGATGCCATGCCAGAGCATGGCTCAGGCACTAGCTTGTTCACCCGTATTCGTACGCTGCTGGGCATTGGCCGCAGCCGCACGGCTTAA